One window of Triticum dicoccoides isolate Atlit2015 ecotype Zavitan chromosome 5A, WEW_v2.0, whole genome shotgun sequence genomic DNA carries:
- the LOC119301198 gene encoding FT-interacting protein 7-like, whose product MQPPQPRPEDYSLKETTPCLGGFMAAGDKRTSTYDLVEQMPYLYVRAVKAKDLRAKDGSGSCDPSVEIKLGNYRCTTRQFEKNTNPEWNQVFAFPKECIQSSYIEITVKDKDDIIGRVIFDLSEVPKRVPPDSPLAPEWYRLEGRKEGRVGELMLAVWMGSQADEAFPEAWHADAATVPSDGLASIRSKVYLTPKLWYLRVNVIEAQDLVPSDKCRYPEVYVKATLGNQSLRTRISASKSVNPMWNEDLMFVAAEPFEEHLILSVEDRIAPNKDEVLGKACIPLQNVDRRPDHRPVHSRWCNLEKHIAGDGEQKKKDVKFSSRIHLRISLDGGYHVLDESAHYSSDLRATEKQLWKPSIGVLELGILNAQGLLAMKTKDGNGTTDSYCVAKYGHKWVRTRTIIDSFSPKWNEQYTWDVYDPCTVITVGVFDNCHLQGEKSKGNKDSRIGKVRIRLSTLESGRVYTHSYPLIILLPTGVKKMGEVQLAVRFTCYSLVNMMQLYSQPLLPKMHYVYPLSVTQLDVLRLQATHMVSTKLSRAEPPLRKEVVEYMLDVDSHMWSMRKSKANFFRIMKVLTPLVGAAQWFDKICEWKNPLTTVLIHLLFIILVTFPELILPTVSLYMFLIGVWFYRWRPRQPPHMDTRLSHAETSNPDEFDEEFDTFPTSRAHDVVRMRYDRLRSIAGRVQTVVGDLATQGERLQSLLNWRDPRATAIFVTFCLIAAVVLYLVPFRMVVLIAGLYVLRHPRFRCHGLPSAPLNFFRRLPAKTDSLL is encoded by the coding sequence ATGCAGCCACCGCAGCCGCGGCCTGAGGACTACTCGTTGAAAGAGACAACACCCTGCCTTGGGGGTTTTATGGCAGCAGGGGACAAGCGCACAAGTACATACGACCTTGTGGAGCAGATGCCATATCTCTACGTGCGCGCTGTCAAGGCCAAAGACCTCCGTGCCAAGGATGGGTCTGGGAGCTGTGACCCATCAGTAGAGATCAAGCTTGGGAATTACAGGTGCACCACCCGTCAGTTTGAGAAGAATACTAACCCGGAGTGGAACCAAGTCTTTGCCTTTCCCAAGGAATGCATCCAGTCCTCCTATATTGAGATCACTGTCAAAGACAAGGATGATATCATTGGGCGAGTCATCTTTGACCTCAGTGAAGTTCCAAAGAGAGTCCCACCTGACAGTCCTTTAGCACCAGAGTGGTACCGTCTTGAGGGTCGGAAGGAGGGAAGGGTCGGAGAGCTAATGTTGGCTGTCTGGATGGGTTCACAGGCAGATGAAGCTTTCCCAGAAGCTTGGCATGCTGATGCTGCGACAGTGCCTAGCGATGGTCTAGCAAGCATAAGGTCTAAGGTGTATTTAACTCCTAAGCTTTGGTATCTCAGGGTAAATGTTATTGAGGCACAAGACCTGGTACCAAGTGACAAGTGCCGCTATCCAGAAGTTTATGTGAAAGCTACACTTGGGAATCAGTCCTTGAGGACAAGGATATCTGCAAGCAAGAGTGTTAACCCCATGTGGAATGAGGATCTGATGTTTGTGGCAGCTGAACCATTTGAGGAGCACTTGATTCTTAGCGTTGAGGATCGGATTGCGCCAAACAAGGACGAGGTATTAGGGAAAGCATGTATTCCACTGCAGAATGTAGACAGGAGGCCCGACCACAGGCCAGTGCACAGCCGGTGGTGTAATCTTGAGAAGCATATAGCGGGAGATGGGGAAcagaagaaaaaagatgtcaagttCTCTAGTCGTATTCACCTCAGGATTTCTTTGGATGGTGGGTATCATGTTCTGGATGAGTCAGCACATTACAGTAGCGATCTGAGGGCCACCGAGAAACAGCTGTGGAAGCCTAGCATTGGGGTTCTTGAGCTAGGAATCCTAAATGCTCAAGGATTACTGGCAATGAAGACTAAGGATGGGAATGGCACCACAGATTCTTACTGTGTTGCGAAGTACGGGCACAAGTGGGTCAGAACAAGGACCATCATCGACAGTTTCAGCCCAAAATGGAATGAACAATACACCTGGGACGTGTATGATCCTTGTACGGTGATAACAGTTGGTGTGTTCGATAACTGCCACTTGCAAGGGGAGAAGTCCAAAGGAAACAAGGACAGCAGAATTGGCAAGGTACGGATCCGCCTGTCCACTCTCGAGTCTGGCAGAGTCTATACGCACTCGTACCCTCTTATCATTTTGCTTCCTACGGGCGTGAAGAAGATGGGTGAAGTGCAGCTTGCTGTGCGCTTCACATGCTACTCGCTGGTGAACATGATGCAGCTGTACTCTCAGCCGCTGCTGCCGAAGATGCACTATGTTTACCCTCTGTCTGTCACGCAGCTTGATGTTCTGAGGCTCCAGGCTACTCACATGGTCTCGACGAAATTGAGCCGTGCCGAGCCACCTCTCAGGAAAGAAGTTGTTGAGTACATGTTGGATGTGGATTCTCACATGTGGAGCATGAGGAAGAGCAAGGCAAACTTCTTCAGGATTATGAAAGTGTTGACCCCCCTTGTTGGAGCTGCTCAATGGTTTGATAAGATTTGTGAATGGAAGAACCCGCTGACCACTGTGTTGATTCATCTCCTGTTCATCATTTTGGTTACGTTTCCAGAGCTGATCCTTCCGACCGTTTCCCTGTATATGTTCTTGATTGGGGTCTGGTTCTACCGGTGGAGGCCAAGGCAGCCACCTCACATGGACACTCGTCTTTCACATGCCGAGACCTCCAACCCTGATGAGTttgatgaggagtttgatacttTCCCCACATCCCGTGCACATGATGTCGTTCGGATGAGGTATGATCGACTCAGGAGCATTGCAGGCAGGGTGCAGACAGTTGTTGGTGACTTGGCAACACAAGGTGAGAGGCTGCAGTCCCTGCTCAACTGGCGGGATCCAAGGGCCACTGCTATCTTTGTGACCTTCTGCTTGATCGCTGCTGTGGTTCTGTACCTGGTTCCGTTTCGCATGGTTGTGCTCATTGCTGGGTTGTATGTGCTGAGGCATCCCAGGTTCCGCTGCCACGGGCTTCCATCTGCTCCCCTCAACTTCTTCAGGAGGCTACCGGCGAAAACGGACAGCTTGCTGTGA